A stretch of Zootoca vivipara chromosome 13, rZooViv1.1, whole genome shotgun sequence DNA encodes these proteins:
- the LOC118095533 gene encoding zinc finger protein 774-like: MISWMEQRDEPRVPNGDLERRPEESESARDAQTDEGTTSENEDWEEEETPVAAEDPDSEDSPVVSAPVLGWEDACEVLQGGGSSGGEGVGSTKARGAKSARGRRPWGSRPCRRSYRRVAAPPTRFFDCTDCGKSFTLSSHLIRHQRVHTGERPFGCRSCAKSFSQRSDLVRHERTHTGVKLYRCTQCDKSFSESSHLIRHQIIHSGEKPFKCNVCGKRYGDSSYLTVHQRAHTGARPYRCARCGKSFGRSSTLIRHQRVHGDPAPAPGDKPRPRGIWTAFARLPSPSPSDGDSEQTLSPQRSPTLAGPSLTPSMLPLPPFPRIDPRSMRIMGWQWGVE; the protein is encoded by the exons ATGATCTCCTGGATGGAGCAAAGAGACGAGCCGCGAGTCCCGAACGGGGACCTGGAGCGACGGCCAGAGGAAAGCGAAAGTGCGAGGGATGCCCAAACAG ATGAGGGAACAACCAGTGAGAATGAGgactgggaagaggaagaaaccCCTGTTGCGGCGGAGGACCCCGACTCCGAGGATTCCCCCGTGGTTTCTGCCCCGGTCCTGGGTTGGGAGGACGCCTGTGAAGTCCTGcagggtggcggcagcagcggcggggaGGGGGTTGGCAGCACCAAGGCAAGAGGGGCCAAATCCGCTCGAGGGAGGCGCCCCTGGGGTAGCCGCCCCTGTCGCCGCAGCTACCGCCGTGTGGCGGCCCCTCCCACCCGGTTCTTTGACTGCACggactgcgggaagagcttcacccTGAGCTCTCACCTGATCCGCCACCAGCGGGTGCACACGGGGGAGAGGCCGTTCGGGTGCCGGTCGTGCGCCAAAAGCTTCTCTCAGCGTTCGGACTTGGTGCGCCACGAGCGCACGCACACGGGCGTCAAGCTCTACCGTTGCACGCAGTGCGACAAATCCTTCTCTGAGAGCTCCCACCTCATCCGCCACCAGATCATCCACTCGGGTGAGAAGCCCTTCAAGTGCAATGTCTGCGGCAAGCGCTACGGCGACAGCTCCTACCTCACCGTCCACCAGAGGGCACACACGGGGGCCCGCCCCTACCGCTGCGCCCGCTGCGGCAAGAGCTTTGGCCGCTCCTCCACGCTCATCCGCCACCAGCGTGTGCACGGCGACCCGGCGCCCGCCCCGGGAGACAAACCGCGACCCCGTGGAATCTGGACGGCCTTCGCTCGCCTGCCCAGCCCAAGCCCAAGCGACGGGGACTCGGAACAAACCCTGTCTCCTCAGAGGTCGCCAACATTAGCCGGGCCTTCCCTCACTCCCTCCATGTTGCCCCTGCCGCCTTTCCCTCGGATCGACCCGCGCTCCATGAGGATTATGGGGTGGCAGTGGGGCGTTGAATAA